The proteins below are encoded in one region of Thermosulfurimonas marina:
- a CDS encoding precorrin-2 dehydrogenase/sirohydrochlorin ferrochelatase family protein — MRYYPVFLKLEGRLCVVVGGGEVAERKVEALLEAGARVRVIAPEVTETLRRWAEEGRVELEVRPYREGDLSGAWLVVAATDDPGVQEAVFREAEERGLFCNVVDKPEICSFIVPSVVRRGRLQLAISTSGASPAAARRIRERLEEEFGPEWEVYLELMARWRREILSRDLPEEERRVLFNRLALAPLPEWIRQGDWHYVRALAEKEGLSFPEDLK, encoded by the coding sequence ATGAGATACTATCCCGTCTTTTTAAAACTTGAAGGCCGGCTCTGTGTGGTGGTGGGGGGAGGGGAGGTGGCGGAGCGCAAGGTGGAGGCCCTGCTGGAGGCCGGGGCCCGGGTGCGGGTCATCGCCCCGGAGGTCACGGAGACCCTCCGGCGGTGGGCCGAAGAGGGGCGGGTGGAACTCGAGGTCCGTCCGTATCGGGAGGGAGATCTTTCCGGGGCCTGGCTGGTAGTCGCGGCTACCGATGATCCCGGGGTGCAGGAGGCCGTATTCCGGGAGGCTGAGGAGCGGGGGCTCTTTTGCAATGTGGTGGACAAACCGGAAATCTGCTCTTTTATTGTCCCCTCGGTGGTGCGGCGGGGCAGGTTGCAGCTGGCCATCTCCACCTCCGGGGCCAGCCCGGCGGCGGCCCGCAGGATTCGCGAGCGGCTGGAGGAAGAATTTGGGCCGGAGTGGGAAGTTTATCTGGAGCTCATGGCCCGCTGGCGGCGGGAGATCCTCTCCCGCGATCTCCCCGAGGAGGAACGCCGGGTCCTCTTCAACCGGCTGGCCCTGGCCCCCCTTCCGGAGTGGATCCGCCAGGGCGACTGGCATTATGTGCGGGCCCTGGCCGAAAAAGAAGGACTAAGTTTTCCGGAAGACTTAAAGTGA
- the rnhA gene encoding ribonuclease HI: protein MARKEGPSDTVEIFVDGACLGNPGPGGFAALLRARGKERVLTGGEPQTTNNRMELRAAIEALKALKRPCRVKIYTDSRYLLQGATEWLPRWERAGFRLSGGKAVKNRDLWEELSRLLKVHQVEWIWVEGHAGHPENERCDRLAREEARKWKKDS from the coding sequence CTGGCCCGAAAGGAAGGTCCCTCGGACACGGTGGAGATCTTCGTGGACGGAGCCTGTCTGGGGAATCCCGGCCCCGGGGGCTTTGCGGCTCTTCTCCGGGCCCGGGGAAAGGAAAGGGTCCTCACCGGGGGTGAGCCCCAAACCACCAACAACCGTATGGAACTGCGGGCGGCCATCGAGGCCCTGAAGGCCTTAAAACGCCCCTGCCGGGTGAAGATTTACACCGATTCCCGATATCTCCTTCAAGGGGCTACGGAATGGCTCCCCCGCTGGGAAAGAGCGGGTTTTCGCCTCTCTGGGGGTAAAGCGGTGAAAAACCGGGACCTCTGGGAGGAGCTTTCCCGGCTTCTCAAGGTCCACCAGGTGGAGTGGATCTGGGTGGAGGGCCATGCCGGACACCCCGAAAACGAACGCTGCGATCGTCTGGCCCGCGAGGAGGCCCGGAAATGGAAAAAAGACTCTTAG
- a CDS encoding type II secretion system protein, with translation MKANQGFTLIELAITLVIIGILLGMGAGLVGLLIKRSRYNENLERLRSNVEALIGYALTHNGRLPSSANCSQALKYIKDVWGKDFVCVIAPELSSTGTCARQKTSLQVIDYNEGNQTKSDLAFVIFSGGPNYNLQTASNSPIRIYTPDTASVDDNPSDLNRPESYDDMVQYVSLNELKAKLKCPYREEYLRILNNELPSGYENSTYNARVYAAGGVPFTGEAYEWCVEDRDGLVGIGLGLDCNGTNPVAPDGNCSDGNDLWPRCAYLQFSGNATGSGTYRLTFFVRDADGSVVQKSLALTINP, from the coding sequence GTGAAGGCTAATCAAGGATTTACCCTCATAGAGCTGGCCATTACCCTGGTGATTATAGGGATTCTGCTAGGTATGGGTGCGGGTCTAGTAGGACTTTTGATCAAGAGGTCTCGTTACAACGAGAATCTTGAACGCCTGAGGTCCAATGTGGAGGCCCTCATCGGTTACGCCCTCACCCACAACGGAAGACTTCCCTCCTCAGCTAATTGCTCTCAGGCCTTAAAATACATCAAGGATGTTTGGGGCAAAGATTTTGTGTGTGTTATAGCCCCCGAACTATCCTCTACCGGTACTTGTGCTCGCCAAAAGACTTCTTTGCAGGTCATTGATTACAATGAAGGGAATCAGACCAAAAGTGACCTAGCTTTTGTAATTTTTAGTGGTGGGCCCAATTACAATCTCCAAACAGCTAGTAATTCTCCTATAAGGATCTATACCCCGGATACGGCCAGTGTGGACGATAATCCCTCGGATCTCAATCGTCCCGAAAGTTATGACGATATGGTGCAATATGTTAGCCTTAACGAACTTAAAGCCAAGTTGAAATGTCCTTATCGAGAAGAATATCTGCGAATATTGAATAATGAGTTGCCCTCTGGCTATGAAAATTCTACATATAATGCACGAGTTTATGCGGCAGGAGGAGTCCCTTTTACGGGAGAGGCTTATGAATGGTGTGTAGAAGACCGTGACGGTTTGGTGGGTATAGGTCTCGGGCTAGACTGCAATGGTACCAATCCCGTGGCTCCTGATGGTAATTGTTCGGACGGTAATGATCTTTGGCCTCGGTGTGCTTACCTACAATTTTCAGGAAATGCCACCGGGTCCGGCACCTACAGGTTGACCTTTTTTGTGAGAGATGCGGACGGAAGCGTGGTTCAAAAGAGCCTTGCTTTGACTATCAACCCCTAG